From a region of the Ardenticatena maritima genome:
- the ychF gene encoding redox-regulated ATPase YchF, whose amino-acid sequence MKIGIIGLPNSGKTTVFNALTRGEAETAAFSGGHLQINTAVVDVPDERVDRLSAMYNPRRTIYAQVTYNDIAGMTKGAGERGISGPLLNAISANDALLHVVRAFEDPNVPHLDDTIDPVRDFHALEDELVLNDLITVEKRLERLADELRKQNLQKSAREALEEEKALLERLRDHLEAGHPLRELDLTPEEEKRIRSFSFLSQKPMLVVINLGDEQPEPDLSAYRIGKRAMITTLRGRLEAELAVMEPEEAAEFLEEFGIEEPGLKRVIRMSYDLLNLKTFFTVGEDEVRAWTVPADATAPEAAGAIHSDLQRGFIRAEVVHYNDLIEAGSMAEARKRGLVRLEGKEYVVQDGDILSIRFNV is encoded by the coding sequence ATGAAAATCGGCATTATTGGTTTACCAAATAGTGGCAAGACGACCGTCTTCAATGCGTTGACGCGCGGCGAAGCCGAAACGGCGGCGTTTTCGGGCGGGCATTTGCAAATCAACACCGCCGTGGTGGATGTGCCCGATGAACGGGTAGACCGCCTGAGCGCCATGTACAACCCGCGGCGTACCATCTACGCGCAAGTGACCTACAACGACATTGCGGGCATGACCAAAGGGGCGGGGGAGCGCGGCATTAGCGGCCCCTTGCTCAACGCCATCAGCGCCAACGACGCCCTGCTGCACGTGGTGCGCGCGTTTGAAGACCCCAATGTGCCCCATCTGGATGATACCATTGACCCTGTGCGTGATTTCCACGCGCTGGAAGATGAATTGGTGCTCAACGACCTGATTACCGTTGAAAAGCGCCTGGAACGCTTGGCGGACGAACTGCGCAAGCAAAACCTGCAAAAAAGCGCCCGCGAAGCGCTGGAAGAGGAAAAAGCCTTGCTCGAACGCCTGCGCGACCATCTCGAAGCGGGACACCCCCTGCGCGAACTCGACCTGACGCCCGAAGAAGAGAAGCGCATTCGCAGTTTCTCGTTCCTCTCGCAAAAGCCCATGCTTGTTGTCATCAACCTGGGAGATGAGCAACCCGAGCCTGATTTGAGCGCCTACCGCATTGGCAAACGCGCCATGATTACCACGCTCCGCGGGCGATTGGAAGCCGAGCTGGCGGTGATGGAGCCCGAAGAAGCGGCCGAGTTTCTGGAAGAGTTTGGCATTGAAGAACCCGGCTTGAAGCGCGTCATTCGCATGAGCTATGACCTGCTCAACCTCAAAACCTTCTTCACCGTTGGGGAAGACGAAGTCCGCGCCTGGACGGTGCCCGCCGACGCCACCGCTCCCGAAGCGGCGGGCGCGATTCACAGCGACTTACAACGCGGCTTCATTCGCGCCGAAGTGGTGCATTACAACGATTTGATTGAAGCGGGGAGCATGGCGGAAGCCCGCAAGCGCGGATTGGTGCGACTGGAAGGCAAAGAGTACGTCGTGCAGGACGGCGATATTTTGAGCATTCGCTTCAACGTCTAA
- a CDS encoding sensor histidine kinase, translated as MQARLRPVAYSLLLLLPTWVWLFFTLVPALDVRFENRLLHFYLVSYTSLLMALSGWLLFIFLHDVRNVRLFWILLGNALLASFFLVHGLTTPGALLAGFNPSVAWSVGLAVLSATLCFWAAVLVSRPAFAAWTEQHQRAILATAVGAYLLWLLLTFAADDWLLDLYARLGDVLTRFIEWSTLVLLAGLLVAALRLIGERATAQRRILLVAAPLLLQTLLIEPNAPQWQLSWWMFHVWLLVFFVVSVLILLNEYENLRRFRLLPYYAVFSLAIIGFLTIVLSESVFRLARDVLLEQARAEAEDLGAHLAVLLSQQVDLEMLRGNTETPGSMADMVLKQVEGLGRVRLLSLADPQGRVLLSTNHQQIGRRLPLDAPLTTPSHTFLPVGAPMPSGEYGDLAPSEAPLLQSVLPVQIGNDAALMLLITDVSGLIQRAERLRWRIVGTGVGLMLVLFTALLVLVYRADTLLEKRSAELRQALDSLKRAEQARLDLTRMIVHDLQNPLNVILGTLEMVREGVFGTLPDELDAMLARAERASHSMSRLVNDMLEIARLESGSFTPRKEEIHVPALLQNEADAFRHRAAQNGTDIHVEADHDLPPAYGDAGLLTRIVDNLLSNAIRHTTDGAITLRAFVHDGFMHVQVADTGEGIPPDELPHIFDRFRQGKNRRGSLGLGLAFCKMATEAQGGRIWVESEVGRGTTFTFTIPLTPAQRLEAHP; from the coding sequence ATGCAAGCCCGCCTGCGTCCCGTAGCGTATAGTTTGCTCTTGTTGCTCCCGACCTGGGTGTGGCTCTTCTTCACACTCGTCCCCGCGCTGGACGTGCGTTTTGAGAACCGTCTTCTGCATTTCTACCTGGTTTCGTACACCAGCCTGTTGATGGCGCTCAGTGGCTGGTTGCTCTTCATCTTCCTGCACGATGTGCGCAACGTGCGCCTCTTCTGGATTTTGCTGGGGAACGCCCTGCTGGCGAGTTTCTTCCTCGTCCACGGCTTGACCACCCCCGGCGCACTGCTTGCCGGCTTCAACCCATCGGTTGCATGGTCTGTTGGGCTGGCGGTGCTCAGCGCGACCCTCTGCTTCTGGGCGGCTGTTCTGGTCTCGCGCCCCGCTTTTGCGGCATGGACCGAGCAGCACCAGCGCGCCATTTTGGCGACGGCGGTGGGGGCGTACCTGCTCTGGCTGCTGCTCACCTTTGCCGCAGATGATTGGCTGCTTGACCTGTATGCCCGACTTGGCGACGTGCTGACGCGCTTCATCGAATGGAGCACGCTTGTTCTGCTGGCGGGGTTGCTTGTGGCGGCGTTGCGCCTGATTGGTGAGCGCGCCACCGCCCAGCGGCGCATTCTGCTGGTGGCGGCGCCGCTTCTTTTGCAAACCTTGCTCATCGAACCCAACGCCCCGCAATGGCAACTCTCCTGGTGGATGTTCCATGTCTGGCTGTTGGTCTTCTTCGTTGTCTCGGTGCTCATTCTGCTGAACGAATACGAGAACCTGCGCCGATTTCGGCTTCTCCCCTACTACGCGGTGTTTAGCCTGGCTATCATCGGTTTCCTCACCATCGTGCTTTCCGAAAGTGTCTTCCGTCTGGCGCGCGATGTCTTGCTTGAACAGGCGCGCGCCGAAGCCGAAGACCTGGGTGCCCATTTGGCGGTTCTGCTCAGCCAGCAGGTGGATTTGGAGATGTTGCGCGGCAACACCGAAACGCCCGGCAGCATGGCGGATATGGTCTTGAAGCAGGTTGAAGGGTTGGGGCGGGTGCGCTTGCTCAGCCTTGCCGATCCCCAGGGACGTGTTCTCCTCAGCACGAACCACCAGCAAATTGGGCGGCGACTCCCCCTTGACGCCCCTTTGACGACGCCGTCGCACACCTTCTTGCCCGTGGGCGCGCCAATGCCGTCGGGGGAATACGGCGACCTTGCGCCAAGCGAAGCGCCGCTTTTGCAGTCGGTGTTGCCGGTGCAAATAGGCAACGATGCCGCGCTCATGCTGCTCATCACAGACGTGAGCGGGCTGATTCAGCGCGCCGAGCGCCTGCGCTGGCGGATTGTGGGAACGGGGGTCGGGTTGATGCTGGTGTTGTTCACAGCGTTGCTGGTGCTTGTCTATCGCGCCGATACATTGCTCGAAAAGCGTTCGGCGGAACTGCGCCAAGCGCTCGATTCACTCAAACGCGCCGAACAAGCCCGCCTGGACCTGACGCGCATGATTGTGCACGACTTGCAAAACCCGCTCAACGTTATTCTGGGCACGCTTGAAATGGTGCGCGAAGGTGTTTTTGGCACATTGCCGGATGAACTGGATGCGATGCTGGCACGCGCCGAGCGCGCCAGCCATTCCATGTCGCGATTGGTCAACGATATGCTGGAAATTGCGCGCCTCGAAAGCGGCTCTTTCACGCCGCGCAAAGAGGAGATTCACGTGCCGGCGTTGCTGCAAAACGAAGCCGATGCGTTCCGCCACCGCGCCGCGCAAAACGGCACCGACATTCACGTGGAAGCCGACCACGACTTGCCACCCGCTTATGGCGATGCGGGGCTTCTCACGCGGATTGTGGACAACCTGCTGAGCAACGCCATTCGCCACACCACCGATGGCGCAATTACCCTGCGCGCATTCGTGCATGATGGCTTCATGCATGTGCAGGTCGCCGACACAGGCGAAGGCATTCCCCCCGACGAACTCCCCCACATTTTCGATCGCTTCCGCCAGGGCAAAAATCGGCGGGGCAGTTTGGGGTTGGGGCTGGCGTTTTGCAAAATGGCAACCGAAGCCCAAGGGGGGCGCATATGGGTTGAAAGCGAAGTGGGGCGTGGAACGACCTTCACCTTCACCATCCCCCTGACGCCGGCGCAGCGCCTGGAAGCCCACCCATGA
- a CDS encoding class I SAM-dependent methyltransferase, with product MNDVRYYQTRGRWLAGAIRAGTFTPEDAQPRFEFLMQTPIARARRLLHIGSGTAGVSLLLGRHGFRPVAVELSADLAALAREASLARGWAVAVLNEDFRTLDFPPYFDAILADGMLPFGQPSEAETVEAVQKVADLLRPGGYLLFGSPEWRPAPTWRRRYTTPQGEVLEEAVFDAETRTVLRTLTPPEGEPLTLRRRWQTPAEMRAMLETAGLVVVQQWRAFDPQAAWQEAEDGTGLVWLARRR from the coding sequence ATGAATGACGTGCGCTACTACCAAACCCGTGGGCGCTGGTTGGCGGGCGCTATTCGCGCGGGCACATTCACACCCGAAGACGCTCAGCCGCGTTTCGAGTTTCTCATGCAGACCCCCATTGCGCGGGCGCGCCGTCTGCTGCACATTGGCAGCGGCACAGCCGGCGTGAGTTTGCTGCTTGGGCGGCATGGTTTTCGCCCCGTGGCGGTTGAATTGTCGGCAGACCTTGCCGCGCTCGCGCGTGAAGCCTCGCTGGCGCGTGGGTGGGCGGTGGCGGTGTTGAACGAAGATTTCCGCACGTTAGACTTTCCGCCCTACTTCGACGCGATTTTGGCTGACGGTATGTTGCCCTTTGGGCAGCCTTCCGAAGCCGAAACCGTCGAAGCGGTGCAAAAAGTGGCGGATTTGCTGCGACCAGGCGGCTATTTGCTCTTTGGCTCGCCTGAATGGCGACCAGCGCCGACGTGGCGACGCCGCTACACCACGCCGCAAGGCGAGGTACTGGAAGAAGCCGTTTTCGACGCCGAGACGCGCACCGTCCTGCGCACGTTGACCCCGCCGGAGGGGGAACCGCTGACACTGCGTCGGCGGTGGCAGACGCCGGCTGAAATGCGCGCCATGCTCGAAACAGCCGGGTTGGTGGTGGTTCAGCAGTGGCGTGCTTTCGACCCACAAGCCGCCTGGCAAGAGGCGGAAGATGGGACGGGGCTGGTTTGGTTGGCGCGTCGTCGCTAG
- a CDS encoding acyl carrier protein — MSDIFERVRAIIVEQLDVDPEKVTMDARFREDLEADSLDLVELIMAFEEEFGGEISDEEAQEIQTVGDAVRYLEQHGAA, encoded by the coding sequence ATGTCCGACATTTTTGAACGCGTCCGTGCTATCATTGTGGAGCAACTTGACGTTGATCCCGAAAAAGTCACGATGGACGCTCGCTTCCGCGAAGACCTCGAAGCCGACTCGCTCGACCTCGTCGAACTCATCATGGCGTTTGAAGAAGAATTCGGCGGCGAAATCTCCGACGAAGAAGCGCAAGAAATCCAGACCGTGGGCGACGCCGTCCGCTACCTGGAACAACACGGCGCAGCGTAA
- a CDS encoding endonuclease toxin domain-containing protein → MPPLQRGIAVEKILGRSRFLSPNFPVIDRFENGVATSIKSLDLNAATYQNPTRLASTVMRYVRTLAQWEGQAEAWGQIQIAPSQINEIWKQIQDAGTHMGFMDYADPQYDDLMWRLQQQMLTLVELIRRNS, encoded by the coding sequence TTGCCGCCTCTTCAACGAGGGATTGCGGTTGAAAAAATATTGGGACGAAGCCGGTTCCTGAGCCCCAATTTCCCGGTGATTGACCGTTTTGAGAACGGTGTGGCAACGAGCATCAAAAGTCTGGACTTGAACGCAGCCACTTACCAGAACCCTACACGGTTGGCCAGCACGGTCATGCGCTACGTGCGGACGCTGGCGCAGTGGGAGGGGCAAGCTGAAGCATGGGGCCAGATTCAAATTGCTCCTTCGCAAATAAATGAAATATGGAAGCAAATACAAGATGCTGGCACACACATGGGATTTATGGACTATGCAGATCCCCAGTATGACGATCTTATGTGGCGTCTCCAGCAACAGATGCTGACCCTTGTGGAGTTAATACGTCGCAATTCGTGA
- a CDS encoding RHS repeat-associated core domain-containing protein, producing MGSASLVVSATGQVVAQQRYLPFGEVRWRSGTLPTDRRFTSQRWDDALGLYFYNARYYDPALGRFIQPDTLVPRPAPLRR from the coding sequence TTGGGCAGCGCCAGCCTGGTGGTCTCGGCCACGGGGCAGGTGGTGGCGCAGCAGCGTTACCTGCCCTTCGGTGAGGTGCGCTGGCGCAGCGGCACCCTTCCTACCGACCGCCGCTTCACCAGCCAGCGCTGGGACGACGCCCTGGGGCTCTACTTTTACAACGCCCGCTACTACGACCCCGCCCTCGGTCGCTTCATCCAGCCCGACACCCTCGTCCCCCGGCCGGCGCCCCTCAGGCGCTGA
- a CDS encoding formate dehydrogenase accessory protein FdhE, producing the protein MKHTLADLAEALAAQSANAPEDEADLLHFYHRLFALLAQQQAALELDLSKHLADFSRKQWLRSGEPALRFEWLGLAPSTFHPWVEQVAALLRERVPECQAPTPEESVELAARYYHDNTTGKGAAMDALMQSALTPWLWEAAAQLTPHLPLDEWLRGYCPVCGGFPDFEVIVSNKWRRLLCERCAAEWRFPNGVCPFCGEDSPDMLGFYTTEDEVYRIDVCDACGSYIKGVDSRRFEGTLNAVLERFLTPGLDYSAVEQGYTRPEAFEDFAEGDET; encoded by the coding sequence ATGAAGCATACCCTGGCCGACCTCGCCGAAGCCCTTGCGGCACAGAGCGCCAACGCGCCCGAAGATGAAGCCGACCTGTTGCACTTTTACCACCGCCTGTTTGCCTTGCTTGCCCAACAACAAGCCGCCCTGGAGCTTGACCTGAGCAAGCACCTCGCCGACTTTTCCCGCAAGCAGTGGTTGCGTTCGGGGGAACCGGCGCTGCGCTTTGAGTGGCTTGGTCTTGCCCCGTCAACGTTCCACCCTTGGGTGGAACAGGTGGCGGCGTTGCTCCGTGAGCGCGTGCCTGAGTGCCAAGCCCCCACCCCGGAGGAAAGCGTCGAACTTGCGGCACGCTACTACCACGACAACACGACGGGCAAAGGCGCTGCCATGGATGCGCTCATGCAAAGCGCCTTGACGCCTTGGCTTTGGGAAGCCGCCGCGCAACTCACGCCCCATCTGCCGCTGGATGAGTGGCTGCGCGGCTACTGCCCCGTTTGCGGCGGGTTTCCCGATTTTGAAGTCATCGTTTCCAACAAATGGCGGCGTCTGCTCTGCGAACGCTGCGCCGCGGAATGGCGCTTCCCCAACGGCGTCTGTCCCTTCTGCGGCGAAGATTCCCCCGACATGTTGGGGTTCTACACCACCGAGGATGAGGTGTACCGCATTGACGTGTGCGACGCCTGCGGTTCCTACATCAAAGGCGTGGATAGCCGCCGCTTTGAAGGCACGCTCAACGCCGTGCTGGAACGCTTTTTGACGCCGGGGCTGGACTATTCAGCCGTTGAACAGGGCTACACACGCCCCGAAGCCTTTGAAGATTTTGCCGAAGGAGACGAGACATGA
- a CDS encoding dihydrodipicolinate synthase family protein → MNREDVLRALQGVIPAVVTPMLENGTLDIDGFEANLHAWNSLGLTGYLVLGSTGETPLLTEFEQGMLVQIARRTVPHDRLLLVGTGRNSTAATIEATLRAAEAGADAVLVVAPTYYTPQYTQSALRRHYEAVADASPVPVLLYNIPQFTHITLSPALVADLATHPNIVGIKDSSGAPASLLAIRRATPPTFRILNGSAVYALGALLDGAADGLILALANIAPETCVALFNAARAGRIEEARRFHSALLALNEALAGTGIGGIKAGVEARGWAAGPSRPPLSPVDEAQRARIAAAVAALP, encoded by the coding sequence ATGAACCGCGAAGACGTGCTCCGCGCGTTGCAAGGCGTCATTCCCGCCGTCGTCACGCCCATGCTGGAGAATGGCACGCTCGACATTGACGGTTTTGAAGCCAACCTGCACGCCTGGAATTCCCTCGGCTTGACGGGCTACCTGGTGCTGGGCTCGACAGGCGAAACACCGCTGCTGACCGAATTTGAACAGGGCATGCTGGTGCAAATCGCCCGCCGCACCGTTCCCCATGACCGCCTGTTGCTGGTGGGCACGGGGCGCAACAGCACCGCCGCTACCATTGAAGCCACGCTGCGCGCCGCCGAGGCGGGCGCTGACGCAGTGCTGGTCGTCGCTCCCACCTACTACACGCCCCAGTACACCCAAAGCGCCCTGCGCCGCCATTACGAAGCCGTTGCGGACGCCAGCCCGGTGCCGGTTTTGCTCTACAACATTCCGCAATTCACGCACATCACGCTCTCGCCGGCGCTGGTCGCCGATTTGGCAACGCATCCCAACATTGTCGGCATCAAGGATTCCAGCGGCGCGCCCGCCAGCCTGCTCGCCATTCGCCGCGCCACGCCGCCGACGTTTCGCATCCTGAACGGTTCGGCGGTCTATGCCCTGGGGGCGTTGCTCGACGGCGCAGCTGACGGGTTGATTCTGGCGCTGGCTAATATCGCGCCCGAAACGTGTGTCGCTTTGTTCAACGCGGCGCGCGCCGGGCGTATCGAAGAGGCGCGGCGCTTCCACAGCGCCTTGCTCGCACTGAATGAGGCGCTTGCCGGAACAGGCATTGGGGGCATCAAGGCGGGGGTTGAAGCACGCGGCTGGGCGGCTGGTCCATCACGCCCACCGCTTTCGCCTGTGGATGAGGCGCAACGCGCGCGTATCGCCGCCGCCGTCGCCGCCCTTCCATGA
- a CDS encoding Imm74 family immunity protein: protein MFTIPRPNVIQSSEGFTVEVVGRSRILYTEPGKKLFIDAELLAGPSGLVIYTDSINTWDAPTGEKITEEEKHRIIENIRKAFRFRGIEIEMQ from the coding sequence ATGTTTACTATACCGCGCCCCAACGTTATTCAGAGCTCGGAAGGCTTCACCGTTGAAGTCGTTGGGCGGAGTAGGATTTTATATACGGAGCCTGGCAAAAAACTTTTTATTGATGCCGAACTCCTGGCCGGGCCTTCCGGTTTAGTCATTTATACCGATTCCATAAATACTTGGGATGCACCTACTGGCGAGAAAATCACGGAAGAGGAAAAACACCGAATCATTGAGAACATTCGCAAAGCCTTTCGTTTCAGAGGTATTGAGATTGAAATGCAGTAA